A part of Variovorax sp. HW608 genomic DNA contains:
- a CDS encoding TIGR03862 family flavoprotein, with protein MNKDKSVAIVGGGPAGLMAAEVLSRQGAQVHLYDAMPSVGRKFLLAGRGGLNLTHSEPFDRFALRFGERRAQVEPLLRRFGPDALCEWAHGLGIETFVGTSGRVFPKDMKAAPLLRAWLHRLRQAGVQFHMRHRWTGWADDPAPATTLRFRAPGGDIAASHDAVVLALGGASWARLGSDGAWAPWLAARGIDVAPLVPANCGFDLGWTPYFAERFAGMPFKSVAISFTDTRGRRFARKGEFVATATGIEGSLVYAASDLLRDEIAAHGSATLALDLLPDRTPEQVRAAVLHPRGSRSVASHLKSRLGLDGIKTAVLHEVLAKDEMHSPERLAETIKAVPLRLVAPRPIDEAISTAGGVRFEALDGNLQSLALPGVFVAGEMLDWEAPTGGYLLTACMASGVVAAEGALRTPHSVNRPFYED; from the coding sequence ATGAACAAAGACAAGTCAGTCGCCATCGTCGGCGGCGGTCCCGCGGGATTGATGGCGGCCGAGGTCCTGAGCCGGCAGGGCGCCCAGGTCCATCTCTACGACGCCATGCCGTCGGTGGGACGCAAGTTCCTGCTTGCGGGGCGCGGCGGGCTCAACCTCACGCATTCCGAGCCCTTCGACCGCTTCGCCCTGCGTTTTGGCGAGCGACGTGCGCAGGTGGAGCCGCTGCTGCGCCGGTTCGGCCCCGACGCGCTCTGCGAATGGGCCCACGGGCTCGGGATCGAAACCTTCGTCGGGACATCGGGCCGGGTCTTTCCGAAGGACATGAAAGCCGCGCCGCTGCTGCGTGCCTGGCTGCACCGGCTGCGGCAGGCCGGGGTGCAGTTCCACATGCGTCATCGTTGGACCGGATGGGCCGATGATCCGGCGCCGGCGACCACCTTGCGTTTCAGGGCGCCGGGCGGCGATATCGCCGCGTCGCACGATGCGGTCGTGCTCGCGCTCGGCGGCGCGAGCTGGGCGCGGCTCGGCTCCGATGGCGCATGGGCGCCGTGGCTGGCGGCGCGCGGCATCGATGTCGCGCCGCTGGTCCCGGCAAACTGCGGTTTCGATCTCGGGTGGACGCCTTACTTCGCCGAGCGCTTCGCCGGCATGCCCTTCAAGTCGGTGGCGATCTCGTTCACCGACACGCGGGGGCGCCGATTTGCACGCAAGGGCGAATTCGTCGCGACCGCGACGGGCATCGAAGGAAGCCTGGTCTACGCCGCGTCCGACTTGCTGCGCGACGAGATCGCGGCGCATGGCAGCGCCACCTTGGCGCTCGACCTCTTGCCCGACCGCACGCCGGAGCAGGTGCGCGCCGCGGTGCTGCATCCGCGCGGTTCGCGATCGGTTGCGAGCCATCTGAAAAGCCGGCTGGGCCTCGATGGCATCAAGACGGCCGTGCTGCACGAAGTGCTCGCGAAAGACGAGATGCATTCGCCCGAAAGGCTCGCCGAAACGATCAAGGCGGTCCCGCTTCGGCTGGTCGCGCCGAGGCCGATCGACGAAGCCATCAGCACCGCCGGCGGTGTGCGCTTCGAGGCGCTCGACGGCAACCTGCAGAGCCTGGCATTGCCGGGCGTCTTCGTGGCCGGCGAGATGCTCGATTGGGAAGCGCCGACGGGCGGCTATCTGCTGACGGCCTGCATGGCCAGCGGCGTCGTCGCGGCCGAGGGCGCGCTTCGTACCCCACATAGCGTGAACAGGCCCTTCTATGAGGACTGA
- a CDS encoding IS1595 family transposase: MDVHIVVPEAGKDYPRNWNEFLDWFGSEEACLAYLERLRWGAGFVCPRCGSTAEPYRASRTRLMCRDCKYQGSVTAGTIFEKTRTPLRVWLAAAWYLTNQKQGVSALGLQRVLGLGSYETAWAMLHRFRRAMVRPGRDRLHGVVEVDETYLALTDREAPASPQGRKSNTSKILVAVAVELLEPKGFGRIRLRRIPRDSAAHVIPFVQDSVEPGTQVCTDGSAAYRSLKELGYEHQRTVMLGSDAPAHVSMAGVHRVAALVKRWILGTHHGSVQPEHLDAYLDEFVFRFNRRTSSSRGMLFYRLLQQSVVTAPVTYEDVVQAGAAGRQKD; the protein is encoded by the coding sequence ATGGATGTCCATATCGTAGTACCGGAAGCCGGGAAGGACTACCCCCGAAACTGGAACGAGTTTCTCGACTGGTTTGGCTCCGAGGAGGCATGTCTGGCCTACCTGGAGCGGCTGCGCTGGGGCGCTGGATTCGTCTGCCCGCGCTGCGGCAGCACGGCCGAGCCGTACCGTGCCAGCCGCACCCGTCTGATGTGCCGGGACTGCAAATACCAGGGCAGCGTGACCGCCGGCACCATCTTCGAGAAGACGCGAACGCCGCTGCGCGTGTGGCTGGCTGCGGCCTGGTACCTGACCAACCAGAAGCAAGGCGTCAGCGCCCTGGGCCTGCAGCGCGTGCTCGGCCTGGGCAGCTACGAAACCGCCTGGGCCATGCTGCACCGGTTTCGCCGCGCGATGGTGCGCCCGGGTCGTGACCGCCTGCACGGCGTGGTGGAGGTGGATGAAACCTATCTGGCGCTGACGGACCGCGAAGCGCCCGCCTCACCGCAGGGGCGCAAGAGCAATACCTCGAAGATTCTGGTCGCGGTGGCCGTCGAGTTGCTGGAGCCCAAGGGGTTCGGCCGGATTCGCCTGCGCCGCATCCCCAGGGATTCCGCCGCCCATGTCATCCCGTTCGTGCAGGACTCCGTCGAGCCGGGCACCCAGGTGTGCACAGACGGCTCCGCGGCCTATCGCTCGCTGAAGGAGTTGGGCTACGAGCACCAGCGCACGGTCATGCTGGGCTCGGACGCGCCCGCCCATGTGTCCATGGCCGGCGTGCACCGGGTGGCGGCGCTGGTCAAGCGCTGGATTCTGGGCACCCACCACGGCTCGGTGCAGCCCGAGCACCTGGACGCCTATCTGGATGAGTTCGTCTTCCGCTTCAACCGCCGCACATCGAGCTCGCGCGGCATGCTGTTCTACCGGCTCCTGCAGCAGTCCGTGGTCACCGCTCCGGTGACCTACGAGGACGTGGTCCAGGCAGGTGCGGCCGGGCGCCAAAAGGACTAG
- a CDS encoding IS110 family transposase: protein MSAPETVLQGKDRTNAHDLYMSLELSDKRWNLTFGDGIRGPSRCTVAAGDCTAVLERIGKARVRFGIPAEAAVHACYEAGRDGWWLHRWLVEQGIHNIVVDSASIEVNRHARRAKTDRLDGDKLLAMLQRYRAGEVRVWSVLREPTPRQEDARRLHRELQRLSHEHTAHTNRIGSLLVLHNLRVHCIGGRNWQAWWDSHCAQVPPALRGEIERECVRLMLVKQQMRTLEATQRKEVEDRVQPQVSQLAKLRSIGVASAWLLVKELFGWRRFANRRELAGCLGLAPTPYASGNSQIEQGINKAGNKRARTLLVELAWSWLRYQPDSALSQWFMRRFGAGAKRMRRIGIVALARRLAVALWRYLEHGEIPAGATLKGVA from the coding sequence ATGTCTGCACCCGAGACAGTCCTTCAAGGCAAGGATAGGACGAATGCGCACGATCTGTACATGAGTTTGGAGCTGAGTGACAAGCGTTGGAACCTGACCTTCGGCGACGGCATCCGTGGCCCCAGCCGGTGCACTGTGGCCGCTGGCGATTGCACGGCCGTGCTCGAACGTATTGGCAAGGCCCGAGTGCGCTTTGGGATACCAGCCGAGGCGGCGGTTCACGCGTGCTACGAAGCAGGTCGGGATGGCTGGTGGCTGCACCGCTGGCTGGTCGAGCAAGGCATCCACAACATCGTGGTCGACTCGGCCAGCATCGAGGTCAACCGGCACGCCAGACGTGCCAAGACCGATCGACTCGACGGCGACAAGCTGTTGGCGATGCTGCAGCGCTATCGCGCGGGCGAGGTGCGCGTATGGTCGGTGCTGCGCGAACCCACGCCACGGCAGGAAGACGCGCGCCGGTTGCACCGCGAGCTGCAGCGACTGTCGCACGAACACACCGCCCACACCAACCGCATCGGCTCGTTGCTGGTTTTGCACAACCTGCGAGTGCATTGCATCGGTGGGCGAAACTGGCAGGCGTGGTGGGACAGCCACTGCGCGCAGGTACCGCCGGCGCTGCGCGGCGAGATCGAGCGCGAGTGTGTGCGGCTGATGCTGGTCAAACAGCAGATGCGCACGCTCGAGGCGACGCAGCGCAAGGAAGTGGAAGACCGCGTGCAGCCACAGGTGTCGCAACTGGCCAAGCTGCGCTCGATCGGAGTCGCTAGCGCCTGGTTGCTGGTCAAGGAGTTGTTCGGCTGGCGACGCTTTGCGAATCGGCGCGAATTGGCAGGCTGTCTGGGGCTTGCACCCACGCCCTATGCCAGCGGCAACAGCCAGATCGAGCAAGGCATCAACAAGGCCGGCAACAAACGAGCGCGCACCTTGCTGGTGGAGCTGGCGTGGAGCTGGTTGCGCTATCAGCCCGACAGTGCCTTGAGCCAGTGGTTCATGCGTCGCTTCGGTGCAGGCGCCAAGCGTATGCGACGCATCGGCATCGTGGCGCTGGCGCGCCGCCTGGCGGTAGCGTTGTGGCGCTACCTCGAGCATGGCGAGATCCCAGCGGGCGCCACGCTCAAGGGCGTCGCGTAG